In Musa acuminata AAA Group cultivar baxijiao chromosome BXJ3-9, Cavendish_Baxijiao_AAA, whole genome shotgun sequence, a single genomic region encodes these proteins:
- the LOC135650038 gene encoding AAA-ATPase At3g50940-like codes for MAWDWSSVSSLLGTLLFLRTAIRDFFPEELRRCVRSLFRRLLTRLDPETTIIIHKYDGSTVDDLYYAAQIYLGHHCVADAAAVCLFMGSSSSRPIAFLPDYHITDDTFRGIPLRWSSDIGRSPTKSSNRQRHLKLSFPRQHRHVVSSVYIPHILEESESILLMTRERRLYTNALENDDGGFWSSMPFAHPSNLDTLAIDPTLRDDIRADLLGFVGRQDYYARVGRPWKRSYLLYGPPGTGKTSLVAAIANFLEFDVFDIELTAVDSSFELRRLLESTTPRSVIVVEDIDCSLDLSDRKEETQYDGAEETTNLSCVLDFVDGLWTSSEGERLMIFTTNHPERLDPALLRPGRMDRHIHLSYCCPAAFRVLARNYLEVEEHELMAEAEALLGEVNMTPAEIAEVFLGCDGDDAGADTAMQKVVGELRQRQQRLQEAASFDDGDTSALGAGDESRGKGFSSSCHL; via the coding sequence ATGGCATGGGATTGGAGTTCCGTAAGTTCGCTGCTTGGGACGCTGTTATTCCTAAGGACAGCGATCCGAGATTTCTTCCCTGAGGAGCTCCGCCGCTGCGTCCGCTCCCTCTTCCGTCGCCTCCTGACGAGACTCGACCCTGAAACCACCATCATCATCCATAAGTATGACGGCAGCACTGTCGACGATCTCTACTATGCTGCCCAGATCTACCTCGGCCACCACTGTGTCGCTGATGCCGCCGCCGTTTGCCTCTTCATGGGTAGTAGCTCCTCACGCCCCATCGCCTTTCTCCCTGACTACCACATCACCGACGACACATTCCGCGGCATCCCCCTCCGATGGAGCTCCGACATCGGACGCTCCCCTACGAAGTCCTCGAACAGACAACGCCACCTGAAGCTTTCTTTCCCTCGACAGCATCGCCATGTTGTTAGCTCCGTCTACATCCCCCACATCCTCGAGGAGTCGGAGAGCATCCTTCTCATGACCCGCGAGCGCCGCCTCTACACTAATGCCCTCGAAAACGATGATGGCGGCTTCTGGTCCTCTATGCCCTTCGCCCACCCTTCCAACTTGGACACCCTCGCCATCGACCCAACCCTCCGTGATGACATCCGCGCCGACCTCCTCGGCTTCGTCGGTCGCCAGGACTACTACGCTCGTGTCGGGCGACCTTGGAAGCGAAGCTACCTCCTCTATGGCCCGCCAGGGACGGGCAAGACAAGCCTTGTGGCCGCCATCGCCAACTTCCTCGAGTTTGACGTTTTCGACATCGAGCTTACTGCTGTCGACTCCAGTTTCGAACTCCGTCGTCTCCTAGAATCCACCACCCCCCGGTCTGTCATCGTTGTCGAGGACATCGATTGCTCCCTCGACCTCAGCGACCGAAAGGAAGAGACACAATATGATGGTGCGGAGGAGACGACAAACCTCTCCTGTGTGCTAGACTTCGTGGATGGCCTATGGACGTCGTCCGAAGGGGAGCGACTCATGATCTTTACCACCAATCATCCTGAGCGGCTTGACCCGGCCCTGCTCCGACCGGGCCGGATGGACCGACACATCCACTTATCCTATTGTTGCCCGGCAGCATTCCGAGTGCTAGCACGGAACTACCTGGAGGTGGAGGAGCACGAGCTGATGGCGGAGGCAGAAGCACTGCTAGGGGAGGTCAATATGACACCCGCGGAGATTGCCGAGGTGTTCCTGGGGTGCGACGGAGATGACGCAGGCGCGGACACCGCAATGCAAAAGGTGGTGGGCGAGTTGCGGCAGAGGCAGCAGCGACTGCAGGAGGCGGCGTCCTTTGACGATGGCGATACCTCTGCTTTGGGTGCAGGAGATGAGAGTAGAGGAAAAGGTTTCTCATCATCCTGTCATCTATGA